A single Sorex araneus isolate mSorAra2 chromosome 8, mSorAra2.pri, whole genome shotgun sequence DNA region contains:
- the DMKN gene encoding dermokine isoform X2 encodes MKFQGSLACLLLALCLQSGGAGPLLSGGQGVGAAMGEAAGEGAEVRGAVDPAVGEVINRGVEEAVHALGSEAGRKAEELLRQGAGFAHEAWQGLPGGNGVWGTSGGHNLQGSLNGIHSQGNPSPPGTPWGQGNPGGPGAPWGQGYPGGSGNPWGQSYPGGPGAPWGQSSPGGPGAPWGQGSFGGANGNFGSNPQGGAWGQAGNAGGSYHLGPNAQGAVAQPGYGAVRGGGNSNNECTNPPPSGSSSSDSGGSHGNGGGNGGNGGNGGSHGNGGGNNGGGSNGGGNNGGGSSYDSSNYGSSSYGGGNNGGGNNGGSSGNSGGSHNGGGNGSGSSSGSNSGSSSGSNDGGNIPGCENPENEVRVFGGSGGQGLRGIQGSSGGGGGGNGAGSSREFIQDGGRLFANPQGNYQGQNYYGGGVPAEGLSAMNSRTSSGLFDFDTFWKNLKSKLGFINWDAINKGQGPAPSTRALLYFSRLWEDFKHNTPFLNWKAIVQGAEAPSVRKRASRAAQNYNYYPQQQPYPTAPGAKYPYPYPNNVPAKGGAGLPSSASRVQPGLLGWLKF; translated from the exons ATGAAGTTTCAGGGCTCCCTGGCCTGCCTCCTGCTGGCCCTGTGCCTGCAGAGTGGGGGGGCCGGCCCTCTGCTCAGTGGTGGGCAGGGTGTTGGGGCTGCCATGGGGGAGGCTGCTGGCGAAGGGGCTGAAGTGAGGGGGGCCGTGGACCCTGCCGTTGGCGAGGTGATCAACCGGGGTGTCGAGGAAGCAGTCCACGCCCTGGGGAGTGAGGCTGGCAGAAAGGCCGAGGAGCTCCTTCGGCAGGGAGCAGGCTTTGCCCACGAGGCCTGGCAGGGCCTGCCTGGTGGCAACGGTGTTTGG GGAACTTCTGGGGGACACAACCTGCAGGGGAGCCTCAACGGAATCCACAGCCAAGGCAACCCCAGCCCGCCCGGGACTCCCTGGGGCCAGGGCAATCCCGGGGgtcctggggctccctggggccagggctACCCTGGGGGTTCTGGGAACCCCTGGGGTCAGAGTTATCCCGGGGGTCCTGGggctccttggggccagagctctcctgggggtcctggggctccctggggccagggATCCTTCGGTGGCGCAAACGGCAACTTTGGAAGTAACCCTCAGGGAGGTGCCTGGGGTCAAGCTGGCAACGCAGGAGGGTCCTACCACTTGGGGCCCAATGCACAG GGAGCTGTGGCCCAGCCTGGCTATGGTGCAGTGAGGGGCGGCGGCAACTCCAACAATGAG TGCACTAACCCTCCACCCTCGGGGAGCTCCAGCAGCGACTCCGGG GGCAGCCACGGCAACGGTGGCGGCAACGGCGGCAACGGTGGCAACGGTGGCAGCCACGGCAATGGTGGCGGCAACAACGGCGGCGGCAGCAACGGCGGCGGCAACaacggcggcggcagcagctaCGACAGCAGCAACTACGGCAGCAGCAGCTACGGGGGCGGCAACAACGGCGGGGGCAACAACGGGGGTAGCAGCGGCAACAGCGGCGGCAGCCACAACGGGGGCGGCAACGGTTCTGGCTCCAGCTCT GGCTCCAATTCCGGCTCTTCCTCGGGCAGCAACGATGGTGGAAACATACCTGGG TGTGAAAACCCAGAGAATGAAGTTCGTGTGTTTGGAGGATCTGGGGGTCAG GGCCTCAGGGGGATACAGGGTAGCAGTGGTGGTGGCGGCGGTGGCAACGGCGCTGGCAGCAGCAGG GAATTCATCCAAGATGGTGGCCGCCTCTTTGCAAACCCCCAAGGCAATTACCAG GGGCAGAACTACTACGGAGGAGGCGTACCCGCCGAGGGCCTCAGTGCCATG AACTCTCGGACCTCTTCCGGGCTCTTCGACTTTGACACTTTCTGGAAG AATTTGAAGTCCAAGCTGGGTTTCATTAACTGGGATGCCATCAACAAG GGCCAGGGGCCGGCCCCCAGCACCCGAGCACTCCTCTACTTCAGCCGCCTCTGGGAG gATTTCAAACACAACACGCCTTTCCTGAACTGGAAAGCCATCGTGCAG GGTGCAGAGGCCCCGTCTGTCCGGAAGAGGGCGAGCAGGGCTGCCCAG aaCTACAACTACTACCCGCAGCAGCAGCCTTACCCCACCGCCCCGGGGGCAAAGTACCCGTACCCGTATCCGAACAATGTCCCTGCCAAG GGGGGAGCTGGGCTTCCTTCCTCG GCTTCCCGGGTGCAGCCTGGTCTCCTGGGGTGGCTGAAGTTCTG A
- the DMKN gene encoding dermokine isoform X1 codes for MKFQGSLACLLLALCLQSGGAGPLLSGGQGVGAAMGEAAGEGAEVRGAVDPAVGEVINRGVEEAVHALGSEAGRKAEELLRQGAGFAHEAWQGLPGGNGVWGTSGGHNLQGSLNGIHSQGNPSPPGTPWGQGNPGGPGAPWGQGYPGGSGNPWGQSYPGGPGAPWGQSSPGGPGAPWGQGSFGGANGNFGSNPQGGAWGQAGNAGGSYHLGPNAQGAVAQPGYGAVRGGGNSNNECTNPPPSGSSSSDSGGSHGNGGGNGGNGGNGGSHGNGGGNNGGGSNGGGNNGGGSSYDSSNYGSSSYGGGNNGGGNNGGSSGNSGGSHNGGGNGSGSSSGSNSGSSSGSNDGGNIPGCENPENEVRVFGGSGGQGLRGIQGSSGGGGGGNGAGSSREFIQDGGRLFANPQGNYQGQNYYGGGVPAEGLSAMNSRTSSGLFDFDTFWKNLKSKLGFINWDAINKGQGPAPSTRALLYFSRLWEDFKHNTPFLNWKAIVQGAEAPSVRKRASRAAQNYNYYPQQQPYPTAPGAKYPYPYPNNVPAKGGAGLPSSASRVQPGLLGWLKFW; via the exons ATGAAGTTTCAGGGCTCCCTGGCCTGCCTCCTGCTGGCCCTGTGCCTGCAGAGTGGGGGGGCCGGCCCTCTGCTCAGTGGTGGGCAGGGTGTTGGGGCTGCCATGGGGGAGGCTGCTGGCGAAGGGGCTGAAGTGAGGGGGGCCGTGGACCCTGCCGTTGGCGAGGTGATCAACCGGGGTGTCGAGGAAGCAGTCCACGCCCTGGGGAGTGAGGCTGGCAGAAAGGCCGAGGAGCTCCTTCGGCAGGGAGCAGGCTTTGCCCACGAGGCCTGGCAGGGCCTGCCTGGTGGCAACGGTGTTTGG GGAACTTCTGGGGGACACAACCTGCAGGGGAGCCTCAACGGAATCCACAGCCAAGGCAACCCCAGCCCGCCCGGGACTCCCTGGGGCCAGGGCAATCCCGGGGgtcctggggctccctggggccagggctACCCTGGGGGTTCTGGGAACCCCTGGGGTCAGAGTTATCCCGGGGGTCCTGGggctccttggggccagagctctcctgggggtcctggggctccctggggccagggATCCTTCGGTGGCGCAAACGGCAACTTTGGAAGTAACCCTCAGGGAGGTGCCTGGGGTCAAGCTGGCAACGCAGGAGGGTCCTACCACTTGGGGCCCAATGCACAG GGAGCTGTGGCCCAGCCTGGCTATGGTGCAGTGAGGGGCGGCGGCAACTCCAACAATGAG TGCACTAACCCTCCACCCTCGGGGAGCTCCAGCAGCGACTCCGGG GGCAGCCACGGCAACGGTGGCGGCAACGGCGGCAACGGTGGCAACGGTGGCAGCCACGGCAATGGTGGCGGCAACAACGGCGGCGGCAGCAACGGCGGCGGCAACaacggcggcggcagcagctaCGACAGCAGCAACTACGGCAGCAGCAGCTACGGGGGCGGCAACAACGGCGGGGGCAACAACGGGGGTAGCAGCGGCAACAGCGGCGGCAGCCACAACGGGGGCGGCAACGGTTCTGGCTCCAGCTCT GGCTCCAATTCCGGCTCTTCCTCGGGCAGCAACGATGGTGGAAACATACCTGGG TGTGAAAACCCAGAGAATGAAGTTCGTGTGTTTGGAGGATCTGGGGGTCAG GGCCTCAGGGGGATACAGGGTAGCAGTGGTGGTGGCGGCGGTGGCAACGGCGCTGGCAGCAGCAGG GAATTCATCCAAGATGGTGGCCGCCTCTTTGCAAACCCCCAAGGCAATTACCAG GGGCAGAACTACTACGGAGGAGGCGTACCCGCCGAGGGCCTCAGTGCCATG AACTCTCGGACCTCTTCCGGGCTCTTCGACTTTGACACTTTCTGGAAG AATTTGAAGTCCAAGCTGGGTTTCATTAACTGGGATGCCATCAACAAG GGCCAGGGGCCGGCCCCCAGCACCCGAGCACTCCTCTACTTCAGCCGCCTCTGGGAG gATTTCAAACACAACACGCCTTTCCTGAACTGGAAAGCCATCGTGCAG GGTGCAGAGGCCCCGTCTGTCCGGAAGAGGGCGAGCAGGGCTGCCCAG aaCTACAACTACTACCCGCAGCAGCAGCCTTACCCCACCGCCCCGGGGGCAAAGTACCCGTACCCGTATCCGAACAATGTCCCTGCCAAG GGGGGAGCTGGGCTTCCTTCCTCG GCTTCCCGGGTGCAGCCTGGTCTCCTGGGGTGGCTGAAGTTCTGGTAG
- the SBSN gene encoding suprabasin isoform X2 — protein sequence MRLNSWVGSCSLLLLLVTLPAWAAKDDPLEKVIEGINRGLSSAEREVGKALEGINNGITQAGREVEKVFNGLGNMGSQTGKELDKGVQGLNHGLDKVAHGINNGAGQAGKEAEKFAHGVNNAAGQVGKESDRVIQGVHHGVNQAGKEADKVVQGVHEGVNQAGKEAEKLGQGFNHAAGQAGKEAEKLGQGVHQAAGQAGKEADRLQQNVHNGVNQAGKEANQLLNGGHHGGSTGQHGGAGTTLTSGASVNKPFINFPALWRSVANIIP from the exons ATGCGTCTCAACAGTTGGGTCGGTTCCTGCTCCCTCCTATTGCTCCTGGTCACCCTGCCTGCATGGGCGGCCAAAGATGACCCCCTGGAGAAGGTCATTGAAGGGATCAACCGAGGGCTAAGCAGTGCAGAGAGAGAAGTGGGCAAAGCCCTGGAAGGCATCAATAATGGAATCACTCAAGCTGGAAGAGAAGTGGAGAAGGTTTTTAATGGACTTGGCAACATGGGGAGCCAGACTGGCAAGGAGCTGGACAAGGGAGTCCAGGGGCTCAACCACGGCTTGGACAAGGTAGCTCATGGGATCAACAATGGTGCCGGACAAGCAGGAAAGGAAGCAGAGAAGTTTGCGCATGGGGTCAACAACGCCGCTGGACAGGTTGGGAAGGAGTCAGACAGAGTCATTCAGGGAGTCCACCATGGGGTCAACCAG GCCGGAAAGGAAGCAGACAAGGTGGTGCAAGGGGTCCACGAAGGGGTCAACCAGGCcgggaaggaggcagagaaacTTGGCCAAGGGTTCAACCACGCTGCTGGCCAGGCTGGAAAGGAGGCGGAGAAACTTGGCCAAGGTGTCCACCAGGCTGCTGGCCAGGCCGGGAAGGAGGCGGACAGGTTGCAGCAGAATGTTCATAATGGGGTCAACCAAGCCGGCAAGGAGGCCAACCAGCTGCTGAAT GGCGGTCATCACGGCGGGTCCACCGGCCAGCACGGAGGGGCCGGAACTACATTAACATCTGGA GCTTCGGTCAACAAGCCCTTCATCAACTTTCCAGCTCTGTGGAGG aGCGTCGCCAACATCATTCCCTAG
- the SBSN gene encoding suprabasin isoform X1: MRLNSWVGSCSLLLLLVTLPAWAAKDDPLEKVIEGINRGLSSAEREVGKALEGINNGITQAGREVEKVFNGLGNMGSQTGKELDKGVQGLNHGLDKVAHGINNGAGQAGKEAEKFAHGVNNAAGQVGKESDRVIQGVHHGVNQVGNEAGRFGQGVHHAFGQAGNEADKLGHGVHHAFGQAGNEAGRLGQGAHHAIGQAGNEAGRLGQGAHHALGQAGNEADKLGQGAHHAFGQAGNQADKLGQGAHHAFGQAGNQADKLGQGAHHAFGQAGNQADKLGQGAHHAFGQAGNQADKFGQGAHHAFGQAGNQADKLGQGAHHAFGQAGNEAGRFGQGIHHSAGQIGKGAENIGQGVHHAAGKPGKEAEHVGQGIHHAAEQAGKEAEHIGQGVHHASEQAGNEGGRVIQGAYHGVNQAGKEMESFSSDIHYASGQAGKEGDKLVQGVHPGVSQAGKEGERLGQGVHHAVEQAGKEADKVVQGVHEGVNQAGKEAEKLGQGFNHAAGQAGKEAEKLGQGVHQAAGQAGKEADRLQQNVHNGVNQAGKEANQLLNGGHHGGSTGQHGGAGTTLTSGASVNKPFINFPALWRSVANIIP; this comes from the exons ATGCGTCTCAACAGTTGGGTCGGTTCCTGCTCCCTCCTATTGCTCCTGGTCACCCTGCCTGCATGGGCGGCCAAAGATGACCCCCTGGAGAAGGTCATTGAAGGGATCAACCGAGGGCTAAGCAGTGCAGAGAGAGAAGTGGGCAAAGCCCTGGAAGGCATCAATAATGGAATCACTCAAGCTGGAAGAGAAGTGGAGAAGGTTTTTAATGGACTTGGCAACATGGGGAGCCAGACTGGCAAGGAGCTGGACAAGGGAGTCCAGGGGCTCAACCACGGCTTGGACAAGGTAGCTCATGGGATCAACAATGGTGCCGGACAAGCAGGAAAGGAAGCAGAGAAGTTTGCGCATGGGGTCAACAACGCCGCTGGACAGGTTGGGAAGGAGTCAGACAGAGTCATTCAGGGAGTCCACCATGGGGTCAACCAGGTGGGAAATGAGGCAGGGAGGTTTGGCCAGGGGGTCCACCATGCTTTTGGGCAGGCTGGGAACGAAGCAGATAAGTTAGGTCATGGGGTCCATCATGCTTTTGGGCAGGCTGGGAACGAGGCAGGAAGGTTAGGTCAGGGGGCCCACCATGCCATAGGGCAGGCCGGGAACGAGGCAGGGAGGTTAGGCCAGGGGGCCCACCATGCTTTGGGACAAGCTGGGAACGAG GCAGATAAATTGGGTCAGGGCGCCCACCATGCTTTTGGGCAGGCCGGGAACCAGGCAGATAAATTGGGTCAGGGCGCCCACCATGCTTTTGGGCAGGCCGGGAACCAGGCAGATAAATTGGGTCAGGGCGCCCACCATGCTTTTGGGCAGGCCGGGAACCAGGCAGATAAGTTAGGTCAGGGCGCCCACCATGCTTTTGGGCAGGCTGGGAACCAGGCAGATAAGTTCGGTCAGGGTGCCCACCATGCTTTTGGGCAGGCCGGGAACCAGGCAGATAAATTAGGTCAGGGTGCCCACCATGCTTTTGGACAGGCTGGGAACGAGGCAGGGAGGTTTG GTCAGGGGATCCACCACTCTGCTGGCCAGATCGGGAAGGGGGCAGAGAACATAGGCCAGGGCGTGCACCATGCCGCTGGGAAGCCCGGGAAGGAGGCAGAGCATGTAGGTCAGGGGATCCACCACGCGGCAGAGCAGGCGGGGAAGGAGGCCGAGCACATCGGGCAGGGGGTCCACCACGCCTCCGAGCAGGCTGGGAACGAGGGGGGCAGGGTGATCCAGGGCGCCTACCACGGGGTGAACCAGGCCGGGAAGGAGATGGAATCCTTCAGCTCGGACATTCATTATGCTTCCGGGCAGGCCGGGAAGGAGGGAGACAAATTAGTCCAAGGGGTCCACCCTGGGGTCAGCCAG gccgggaaggagggggagcGGCTCGGCCAGGGAGTTCACCATGCCGTTGAACAGGCCGGAAAGGAAGCAGACAAGGTGGTGCAAGGGGTCCACGAAGGGGTCAACCAGGCcgggaaggaggcagagaaacTTGGCCAAGGGTTCAACCACGCTGCTGGCCAGGCTGGAAAGGAGGCGGAGAAACTTGGCCAAGGTGTCCACCAGGCTGCTGGCCAGGCCGGGAAGGAGGCGGACAGGTTGCAGCAGAATGTTCATAATGGGGTCAACCAAGCCGGCAAGGAGGCCAACCAGCTGCTGAAT GGCGGTCATCACGGCGGGTCCACCGGCCAGCACGGAGGGGCCGGAACTACATTAACATCTGGA GCTTCGGTCAACAAGCCCTTCATCAACTTTCCAGCTCTGTGGAGG aGCGTCGCCAACATCATTCCCTAG
- the GAPDHS gene encoding glyceraldehyde-3-phosphate dehydrogenase, testis-specific → MPKRDVILTNVTVVQLFRQPCRVTRSPPLPQPPPPEPKIEPPPSPESEPEPEPFKEDEPPPPPPPPPPPPPPPPPPPPPPPPPPPPSKKLTVGINGFGRIGRLVLRACIEKGVKVVAVNDPFIDPEYMVYMFKYDSTHRRYKGNVQYKNGYLMVDDMEISVFQSMKPIDIPWKSVGSPYVVESTGVYLSLKDASEHLNGGAQRVVISAPSPDAPTFVMGVNEQEYDPESMRIVSNASCTTNCLAPLSKVIHERFGIVEGLMTTIHSYTATQKTVDGPSKKAWRDGRGAHQNIIPASTGAAKAVGKVIPELKGKLTGMAFRVPTPDVSVVDLTCRLAHPASLSTIKDAIRSAANGSLKGILDYTEDEVVSTDFLSDTHSSIFDAKASMALNDNFVKLISWYDNEYGYSHRVVDLIKYMFRKDK, encoded by the exons ATGCCGAAACGAGATGTCATACTCACCAATGTTACCGTCGTCCAGCTGTTCCGCCAGCCTTGCCGGG TAACCAGatcaccacccctgccccaaccaCCCCCTCCGGAGCCCAAGATCGAGCCTCCGCCTTCCCCGGAGTCAGAGCCAGAGCCGGAGCCCTTCAAAGAGGATGAgccgccacctcctcctcctcctcctcctcctcctcctcctcctccaccgccCCCACCaccgcctccccctcctccaccacctccttccaAGAAACTCACTGTCGGCATCAATGG ATTTGGACGCATCGGCCGCCTGGTCCTTCGAGCTTGCATAGAGAAGGGTGTGAAGGTGGTGGCCGTGAATGACCCCTTCATTGACCCCGAATACATG GTGTACATGTTCAAGTACGACTCCACCCACCGCCGGTACAAGGGGAATGTGCAGTACAAGAACGGGTATCTGATGGTGGATGACATGGAGATCAGTGTCTTCCAGAG CATGAAGCCCATCGACATCCCCTGGAAGTCTGTGGGAAGCCCCTACGTGGTGGAGTCCACGGGCGTGTACCTAAGCTTAAAAGACGCTtcg GAACACCTCAATGGAGGTGCCCAGAGGGTGGTCATCAGCGCTCCCTCCCCAGATGCACCCACATTTGTCATGGGGGTGAATGAACAGGAGTATGACCCAGAATCCATGAGAATTGTCAG CAACGCCTCCTGTACCACCAACTGCCTGGCTCCCCTCAGCAAGGTCATCCACGAGAGATTTGGGATCGTGGAAGGCCTGATG ACGACAATTCATTCCTACACCGCTACGCAGAAGACTGTGGACGGGCCATCGAAAAAGGCCTGGCGCGATGGCCGGGGTGCCCACCAGAACATCATACCTGCCTCCACAGGGGCTGCCAAAGCTGTGGGCAAAGTCATCCCTGAACTCAAAGG AAAGCTGACAGGAATGGCATTCCGGGTGCCAACTCCAGATGTGTCCGTTGTGGACCTGACCTGCCGCCTGGCCCATCCTGCCTCATTGTCCACCATCAAGGACGCCATACGCTCAGCAGCCAATGGGTCCTTGAAAGGCATCCTGGACTATACAGAGGATGAG GTAGTGTCCACGGACTTCCTCAGCGATACCCACTCTTCCATCTTCGATGCGAAGGCTAGCATGGCCCTCAACGACAATTTCGTAAAGCTCATTTCCTG GTACGATAATGAATATGGTTACAGTCACCGGGTGGTGGACCTCATCAAGTACATGTTCAGAAAAGACAAGTGA
- the TMEM147 gene encoding BOS complex subunit TMEM147 isoform X1, translating to MTLFHFGNCFALAYFPYFITYKCSGLSEYNAFWKCVQAGVTYLFVQLCKMLFLATFFPTWEGGIYDFIGEFMKASVDVADLIGLNLVMSRNAGKGEYKIMVAALGWATAELIMSRCIPLWVGARGIEFDWKYIQMSIDSNISLVHYIVASAQVWMITRYDLYHTFRPAVVLLMFLSVYKAFVMETFVHLFSLGSWTALLARAVVTGLLALSTLALYVAVVNVHS from the exons ATGACGCTGTTCCACTTCGGGAACTGCTTCGCCCTGGCCTACTTTCCCTACTTCATCACCTACAAGTGCAGCGGCCT GTCCGAGTACAACGCCTTCTGGAAATGCGTCCAGGCCGGGGTCACCTACCTCTTCGTGCAGCTGTGCAAG ATGCTGTTCCTGGCCACTTTCTTTCCCACCTGGGAAGGCGGCATCTATGACTTTATTGGG GAGTTTATGAAGGCCAGTGTGGACGTGGCAGACCTAATAGGCCTCAACCTTGTCATGTCCCGGAATGCCGGCAAGGGGGAATACAAGATCATGGTtgctgccctgggctgggccaCTGCTGAGCTCATTATGTCCCG CTGCATCCCCCTCTGGGTTGGCGCCCGAGGCATTGAGTTTGACTGGAAGTATATCCAAATGAGCATTGACTCCAACATCAGTCTG GTTCATTACATCGTGGCATCAGCCCAGGTCTGGATGATTACCCGCTACGACCTGTACCACACTTTCCGGCCAGCTGTCGTCCTCCTCATGTTCCTCAGTGTCTACAAGGCCTTTGTCATGGA GACTTTCGTCCACCTCTTTTCCCTGGGCAGCTGGACGGCTCTTCTGGCCCGAGCAGTGGTGACAGGGCTGCTGGCCCTTAGCACTCTGGCCCTGTATGTCGCCGTCGTGAATGTGCACTCCTAG
- the TMEM147 gene encoding BOS complex subunit TMEM147 isoform X2: protein MLFLATFFPTWEGGIYDFIGEFMKASVDVADLIGLNLVMSRNAGKGEYKIMVAALGWATAELIMSRCIPLWVGARGIEFDWKYIQMSIDSNISLVHYIVASAQVWMITRYDLYHTFRPAVVLLMFLSVYKAFVMETFVHLFSLGSWTALLARAVVTGLLALSTLALYVAVVNVHS, encoded by the exons ATGCTGTTCCTGGCCACTTTCTTTCCCACCTGGGAAGGCGGCATCTATGACTTTATTGGG GAGTTTATGAAGGCCAGTGTGGACGTGGCAGACCTAATAGGCCTCAACCTTGTCATGTCCCGGAATGCCGGCAAGGGGGAATACAAGATCATGGTtgctgccctgggctgggccaCTGCTGAGCTCATTATGTCCCG CTGCATCCCCCTCTGGGTTGGCGCCCGAGGCATTGAGTTTGACTGGAAGTATATCCAAATGAGCATTGACTCCAACATCAGTCTG GTTCATTACATCGTGGCATCAGCCCAGGTCTGGATGATTACCCGCTACGACCTGTACCACACTTTCCGGCCAGCTGTCGTCCTCCTCATGTTCCTCAGTGTCTACAAGGCCTTTGTCATGGA GACTTTCGTCCACCTCTTTTCCCTGGGCAGCTGGACGGCTCTTCTGGCCCGAGCAGTGGTGACAGGGCTGCTGGCCCTTAGCACTCTGGCCCTGTATGTCGCCGTCGTGAATGTGCACTCCTAG